A window of Pedobacter lusitanus contains these coding sequences:
- a CDS encoding sodium/sugar symporter, which translates to MNSLGTYDYVVFLVYFLIVALYGWTVYRKKQAQKENSKDFFLAKDSLTWWAIGASLIASNISAEQFIGMSGSGFTMGLAIASYEWLAAITLIIVAIFFIPVYIKNKIYTMPQFLGQRYNSTVAMIMAIFWLLLYVIVNLTSILYLGALAINSISGINITACMYVLSVFAVIITLGGMKVIGYTDVIQVFFLILGGLATTYLALELVSTHFGTTGVFNGLALIKEKATDHFHMIFRKEDAHYMDLPGLSMLIGGMWIVNLNYWGCNQYITQRALGADLKTARSGLLFAAFLKLLMPVIVVLPGIAAYVLYKEGYGNFHQSMLKDGSLNADSAYPVLLNLLPAGLKGLSFAALTAAIVASLAGKANSIATIFTLDVYKKVINKDADENRQVIIGRITVIVAMILAIIIAPQLGIDKKGGFQFIQEYTGFVSPGIFAMFLLGFFWKRTTSNAALFATIGGFILSVFFKVLPTFANLEWLSPYGFSKLAEQKNGTMLYEIPFIDRMGFVFAICVIAMIIISKLENRNGINPKGLEVDRSMFKTNQSFAIGSLIVGGIIVALYSLFW; encoded by the coding sequence ATGAACTCATTAGGCACTTACGACTACGTCGTTTTCCTGGTCTACTTCCTGATCGTCGCTCTGTATGGCTGGACAGTTTACCGTAAAAAACAAGCACAAAAAGAAAATTCAAAAGATTTCTTCCTCGCAAAAGACTCATTAACCTGGTGGGCCATCGGAGCCTCCCTCATTGCATCCAACATCTCGGCAGAACAATTTATCGGCATGAGCGGATCGGGTTTCACCATGGGGCTTGCCATTGCCAGTTATGAATGGCTGGCCGCAATTACTCTGATTATTGTGGCCATATTTTTCATTCCGGTCTATATCAAAAACAAGATATATACTATGCCTCAGTTTCTTGGACAGCGGTATAACAGCACTGTAGCTATGATTATGGCCATTTTCTGGCTGTTGTTATATGTGATAGTTAACCTCACGTCCATACTTTATCTGGGTGCGCTGGCTATTAACAGCATTTCGGGTATCAACATTACAGCTTGTATGTATGTCCTGTCAGTTTTCGCTGTAATTATTACACTTGGCGGTATGAAGGTTATCGGTTATACCGATGTAATCCAGGTTTTCTTTCTGATACTTGGTGGTCTGGCCACAACCTATCTTGCCCTTGAACTGGTATCCACTCATTTTGGAACCACAGGTGTATTTAATGGCCTTGCGCTGATTAAAGAAAAAGCCACAGATCACTTCCATATGATCTTCCGGAAAGAGGATGCTCACTATATGGATTTGCCAGGGTTATCTATGTTAATAGGTGGAATGTGGATCGTTAATCTGAATTACTGGGGCTGTAACCAATATATTACACAAAGGGCTTTAGGTGCAGATCTGAAAACTGCCCGCAGCGGATTGCTGTTCGCAGCCTTCCTGAAATTACTGATGCCTGTTATCGTTGTATTACCAGGTATAGCCGCTTATGTACTTTACAAAGAAGGTTATGGAAATTTCCATCAGTCGATGTTAAAGGATGGATCTTTAAATGCAGACTCAGCTTATCCTGTATTGCTTAACCTGCTGCCTGCCGGATTGAAAGGTTTATCATTCGCAGCGCTGACAGCAGCCATTGTAGCTTCTCTTGCAGGAAAAGCCAATAGTATTGCCACGATATTTACACTTGATGTCTATAAGAAAGTTATTAATAAGGATGCTGATGAGAACAGACAGGTAATTATTGGCCGGATAACTGTAATTGTAGCCATGATTCTGGCTATTATTATTGCTCCTCAACTTGGAATAGATAAAAAAGGAGGGTTCCAGTTTATACAGGAATATACCGGTTTTGTTTCTCCAGGTATATTTGCCATGTTCCTGCTTGGATTTTTCTGGAAAAGAACGACATCCAACGCCGCACTGTTTGCTACAATCGGCGGTTTTATTTTATCGGTATTCTTCAAAGTACTGCCAACCTTTGCTAACCTGGAATGGCTGAGCCCCTATGGTTTCTCTAAACTGGCTGAGCAAAAAAACGGTACGATGTTATATGAAATTCCTTTTATTGACCGTATGGGCTTCGTATTCGCTATCTGCGTAATTGCGATGATCATTATCAGTAAACTGGAAAACCGAAACGGCATCAATCCTAAAGGACTTGAAGTAGACAGAAGTATGTTTAAGACCAATCAGAGTTTCGCTATAGGCTCATTGATCGTAGGCGGAATTATTGTTGCACTTTACAGCCTTTTCTGGTAA
- a CDS encoding TetR/AcrR family transcriptional regulator, with amino-acid sequence MIKFKQLLWFGTEIFWTFVFMDNGLSKAERTRQFIIETTAGIFNTKGYAGTSLSDLTDATHLTKGSIYGNFENKEDVALAAFDYNLSKIKQAIAQRVQKAVTYHDKLMVYAQVYHSFSGAPFPTGGCPILNTAIEADDTNTLLKAKVAKAVTDWKKDISTMILSGIETGEFKADTDTDRIAYSIIALIEGGIMIAKITGVAANLDRILITVEELILGLKA; translated from the coding sequence GTGATAAAATTTAAGCAGCTTTTATGGTTTGGAACAGAAATTTTCTGGACTTTTGTTTTTATGGATAATGGATTATCAAAAGCAGAACGCACACGTCAGTTTATTATAGAGACCACAGCGGGAATTTTTAATACCAAAGGTTACGCCGGAACATCATTGTCAGATCTGACTGATGCAACTCATCTCACCAAGGGAAGCATTTACGGGAATTTTGAAAATAAGGAAGATGTTGCGCTGGCAGCTTTTGATTATAATCTATCCAAAATCAAACAGGCTATAGCACAGCGGGTACAAAAGGCAGTAACTTATCATGATAAGCTAATGGTTTATGCACAGGTTTATCATAGTTTTAGCGGAGCACCTTTTCCAACCGGCGGATGCCCTATTCTCAACACCGCCATAGAGGCAGATGATACCAATACTTTATTGAAAGCAAAAGTAGCAAAGGCAGTAACGGATTGGAAAAAGGATATAAGTACAATGATCCTGTCAGGAATAGAAACCGGAGAATTTAAAGCAGATACGGATACTGACCGGATAGCATATTCCATTATTGCTTTAATTGAAGGAGGGATAATGATTGCAAAAATCACTGGTGTTGCAGCAAACCTGGATAGAATTCTGATTACTGTAGAAGAGTTGATTCTTGGACTGAAAGCATAA
- a CDS encoding phosphoheptose isomerase, giving the protein MSDQKKEIFDSVAQRLKIEGFNVVNRDETRPWGGFFVIDEAQAQQFANVYFDGLNVEELKISGKLSPKILIVAPNTRLSWQYHHRRAEIWRVVSGTVGVITSETDDQGEVQQLAPEQTIKLKQGERHRLVGLDDWGIVSEIWQHTDPSNPSDESDIVRVSDDFGR; this is encoded by the coding sequence ATGTCAGATCAGAAAAAAGAAATATTCGACAGTGTTGCACAGCGACTAAAAATTGAAGGTTTTAACGTAGTTAATCGTGATGAGACCCGTCCATGGGGTGGTTTTTTTGTTATCGATGAAGCACAGGCACAACAGTTTGCTAATGTTTACTTTGATGGCCTAAATGTAGAAGAATTAAAGATTTCAGGAAAATTAAGTCCTAAAATTTTAATCGTGGCACCTAATACACGCCTGTCATGGCAGTATCACCACCGTCGTGCTGAAATATGGAGAGTAGTAAGTGGTACAGTTGGTGTAATTACCAGTGAAACAGATGATCAGGGTGAAGTACAACAGCTTGCTCCTGAACAGACTATCAAATTGAAGCAGGGTGAAAGACACCGTCTGGTTGGTTTGGATGACTGGGGAATTGTTTCTGAAATCTGGCAGCATACTGATCCGTCTAATCCATCTGATGAATCTGATATCGTACGTGTATCTGACGATTTCGGCAGATAA
- the fabF gene encoding beta-ketoacyl-ACP synthase II, translating to MLKRVVITGIGALTPLGNDVNTFWSNTIAGKSGAAKITRFDASLFRTQFACELKDYDVTKYLDRSDIKRTDRFTQYALVASDEAIKDSGFDFDKMDPFDVGVIWGSGQGGMDTFEQQSAEYALGDGTPRYSPFFVPKLIANMASGMISIRNGYMGINYTTVSACATSNTAIMDAFTYIRMGKAKIIVTGGSEAPISASSVGGFCAMKAMSAQNSTPETASKPFDVKRDGFVMGEGAGALVLEEYEHAVKRGATIYGEIGGAAMTADAYHMTATHPEGLGASHAMKLALTEAGLTINDINYLNTHATSTPVGDLSETKAVSNLLGSGKNDLYISATKSMTGHLLGAAGAIEAIICLLSMRDSIIPPTINTDELDPAIPSNLNIVIKEAVSAKVKNAMSNTFGFGGHNGIVVFKSL from the coding sequence ATGTTAAAAAGAGTTGTTATCACAGGGATCGGGGCATTAACCCCTTTAGGAAATGATGTAAATACTTTCTGGAGCAATACCATTGCCGGTAAAAGCGGGGCTGCAAAAATCACCCGTTTCGATGCCTCCCTCTTCCGCACGCAATTTGCCTGTGAACTCAAGGATTATGACGTTACAAAATATTTAGACCGGTCAGATATAAAAAGAACTGACCGCTTTACGCAGTACGCGCTGGTAGCATCAGATGAAGCTATCAAAGATTCAGGTTTTGACTTTGACAAAATGGATCCGTTTGATGTCGGTGTAATCTGGGGATCAGGACAAGGTGGAATGGATACTTTCGAGCAACAGTCTGCAGAGTACGCTCTTGGCGATGGAACACCACGCTACAGTCCTTTCTTTGTACCTAAGCTGATTGCTAATATGGCATCAGGGATGATATCTATCCGCAATGGTTATATGGGTATCAACTATACTACAGTTTCAGCCTGTGCTACTTCTAACACTGCAATCATGGATGCATTTACTTATATCCGTATGGGTAAAGCAAAAATCATTGTGACAGGTGGTTCAGAAGCTCCGATTTCTGCTTCTTCAGTAGGTGGATTTTGTGCGATGAAAGCTATGTCTGCTCAGAACAGTACTCCTGAAACAGCTTCAAAACCATTTGATGTTAAAAGAGATGGTTTTGTTATGGGTGAAGGTGCCGGTGCACTGGTTCTGGAAGAATATGAACATGCAGTAAAACGTGGAGCTACTATTTATGGAGAAATCGGCGGAGCAGCAATGACTGCTGATGCTTACCATATGACTGCTACACACCCCGAAGGTCTGGGCGCTTCACATGCCATGAAATTAGCGCTTACTGAGGCTGGTTTGACTATCAATGATATTAACTATCTGAATACCCATGCAACGTCTACTCCTGTAGGTGACCTTTCGGAAACTAAAGCAGTAAGCAACCTGTTGGGATCAGGTAAAAATGACCTTTATATCAGTGCAACCAAATCTATGACTGGTCACTTATTAGGTGCAGCAGGTGCTATTGAAGCTATTATTTGTTTATTATCAATGAGAGATAGCATTATTCCGCCAACGATCAATACAGATGAGCTTGATCCTGCCATTCCATCAAATCTTAACATTGTGATTAAAGAAGCTGTATCAGCTAAAGTTAAAAACGCAATGAGTAATACTTTTGGTTTTGGCGGTCACAACGGAATCGTTGTATTCAAGTCATTATAA